Proteins found in one Deltaproteobacteria bacterium genomic segment:
- the coxB gene encoding cytochrome c oxidase subunit II, producing MPLFPEQASTLAPRVDALLFFLLGVSTFFTLLIAGCIVVFAIRYRRRPGNEMAEQVEGSDRLEIAWSVIPLLLCLVMYAWGAQLYFAAATPPPEALEVYSVGKQWMWKFQHLSGPREINELHVPVGLPVKVLMTSQDVIHSLFVPAFRVKQDVLPGRYTQLWFQATRPGTYHLFCAEYCGTLHSGMIGQVVAMEPADFQRWLAGGTGATPAVAGEKLFTDLGCITCHRGDAQARCPELAGLFGRTVSLTTGRTLTADEGYIRESILDPGAKIVAGYQNIMPTYQGLVSEEGVLELIAYIKSLQTTEAKGPS from the coding sequence TCTTCCCCGAGCAGGCGTCCACGCTCGCGCCGCGGGTGGATGCGCTCCTCTTCTTCCTCCTTGGCGTGAGCACGTTCTTCACGCTGCTCATCGCCGGCTGCATCGTGGTGTTCGCGATCCGCTACCGCCGGCGTCCCGGCAACGAGATGGCCGAGCAGGTCGAAGGCTCGGACCGGCTCGAGATCGCCTGGTCGGTCATCCCGCTCCTCCTCTGCCTGGTGATGTACGCGTGGGGGGCCCAGCTCTACTTCGCGGCCGCCACGCCGCCCCCGGAAGCGCTCGAGGTCTACAGCGTCGGCAAGCAGTGGATGTGGAAGTTCCAGCACCTCTCCGGCCCGCGCGAGATCAACGAGCTGCACGTGCCGGTCGGTCTGCCGGTGAAGGTCCTCATGACCTCACAGGACGTCATCCACAGCCTCTTCGTGCCCGCCTTCCGCGTGAAGCAGGACGTGCTCCCGGGCCGCTACACGCAGCTCTGGTTCCAGGCCACCAGGCCCGGGACCTACCACCTCTTCTGCGCCGAGTACTGCGGCACGCTGCACTCGGGCATGATCGGGCAGGTGGTCGCCATGGAGCCGGCGGACTTCCAGCGCTGGCTCGCGGGCGGCACGGGCGCCACGCCGGCGGTGGCCGGCGAGAAGCTGTTCACGGACCTCGGCTGCATCACCTGCCACCGCGGCGACGCGCAGGCGCGCTGCCCCGAACTGGCGGGTCTCTTCGGGCGCACCGTGAGCCTCACCACCGGCCGGACGCTCACGGCGGACGAGGGCTACATCCGCGAGTCGATCCTCGATCCGGGCGCCAAGATCGTCGCCGGCTACCAGAACATCATGCCGACCTACCAGGGCCTGGTGAGCGAGGAGGGCGTGCTCGAGCTGATCGCCTACATCAAGTCCCTGCAGACCACGGAGGCGAAGGGACCGTCATGA
- the ctaD gene encoding cytochrome c oxidase subunit I — MTTAAALVAEEPRLHYLNESYGVRSWLLTTDHKRVGLLYLISLTGAFFVGGFFAVMLRVELLTPAGDLLQAETYNKFFTMHGVIMVFFFLVPSIPAVLGNFVLPLMIGARDVAFPRLNLLSWYLYVLGASFTTYAVVSGGVDTGWTFYTPYSTMSSTTQVMPTAIGIFIVGFSSILTGLNFVVTIHRMRAPGLTWFRLPLFVWSLYATSLIQILATPVLAITVMLLGLERLLHVGIFDPALGGDPVLFQHLFWFYSHPAVYIMILPGMGVISELVTCFARKRIFGYHYVAFSSIAIAVFGFLVWGHHLFVAGQSVYAAMVFSLLSYLVAIPSAVKVFNWTATLHKGTLEFRTPLLYALGFIGLFTIGGLTGLFLASLGMDVHVTDTYFVIAHFHYIMVGGMVMGYLGGVHYWWPKISGRMYPEGWGRLAALIIFIGFNLTFFPQFILGYLGMPRRYHAYPDEFQVLNVMSTAGASILGVGYLLPMIYLLWSLRYGEPAGNNPWDATGLEWQTPSPPPRDNFEVTPVVTGEPYAYPGREPAHG, encoded by the coding sequence ATGACCACCGCCGCCGCCCTCGTCGCCGAGGAGCCCCGACTCCACTACCTGAACGAGAGCTACGGCGTGCGCTCGTGGCTCCTCACCACCGACCACAAGCGGGTCGGCCTCCTCTACCTGATCTCGCTCACCGGCGCCTTCTTCGTGGGGGGCTTCTTCGCCGTGATGCTGCGCGTCGAGCTGCTCACGCCGGCGGGCGACCTCCTCCAGGCCGAGACCTACAACAAGTTCTTCACCATGCACGGCGTGATCATGGTGTTCTTCTTCCTGGTGCCGTCGATCCCGGCGGTGCTCGGGAACTTCGTCCTGCCGCTCATGATCGGCGCCCGCGACGTCGCCTTCCCGCGCCTCAACCTCCTGAGCTGGTACCTCTACGTGCTCGGCGCCTCCTTCACGACCTATGCGGTGGTGAGCGGGGGCGTCGACACGGGGTGGACCTTCTACACGCCCTACAGCACGATGTCGTCCACCACGCAGGTCATGCCGACCGCGATCGGCATCTTCATCGTCGGCTTCTCCTCCATCCTCACCGGCCTCAACTTCGTCGTCACCATCCACCGCATGCGCGCGCCCGGGCTCACCTGGTTCCGGCTGCCGCTCTTCGTCTGGTCGCTCTACGCGACCAGCCTGATCCAGATCCTCGCCACGCCCGTCCTCGCCATCACGGTCATGCTGCTCGGGCTCGAGCGCCTGCTTCACGTGGGCATCTTCGACCCCGCGCTCGGCGGCGACCCGGTGCTCTTCCAGCACCTGTTCTGGTTCTATTCGCACCCGGCGGTCTACATCATGATCCTGCCCGGCATGGGGGTGATCAGCGAGCTGGTCACCTGCTTCGCCCGCAAGCGCATCTTCGGCTACCACTACGTCGCCTTCTCGTCGATCGCGATCGCGGTCTTCGGCTTCCTCGTCTGGGGCCACCACCTCTTCGTCGCCGGCCAGTCGGTGTACGCCGCGATGGTGTTCTCGCTCCTCTCCTACCTGGTCGCGATCCCCTCTGCGGTGAAGGTGTTCAACTGGACGGCGACGCTGCACAAGGGGACGCTCGAGTTCCGCACCCCGCTCCTCTATGCACTCGGCTTCATCGGGCTGTTCACCATCGGCGGCCTCACCGGCCTCTTCCTCGCCTCGCTCGGCATGGACGTGCACGTGACCGACACCTACTTCGTGATCGCCCACTTCCACTACATCATGGTGGGCGGGATGGTGATGGGCTACCTGGGCGGCGTGCACTACTGGTGGCCGAAGATCAGCGGGCGGATGTACCCCGAGGGCTGGGGGCGGCTCGCGGCGCTCATCATCTTCATCGGCTTCAACCTGACCTTCTTCCCGCAGTTCATCCTCGGCTACCTCGGCATGCCCCGGCGCTACCACGCCTATCCCGACGAGTTCCAGGTGCTGAACGTGATGTCGACGGCAGGGGCCTCCATCCTGGGTGTCGGCTACCTGCTGCCGATGATCTACCTGCTCTGGTCGCTCCGCTACGGCGAGCCCGCGGGCAACAACCCGTGGGACGCCACCGGCCTCGAGTGGCAGACGCCGTCCCCGCCGCCGCGCGACAACTTCGAGGTGACGCCCGTCGTCACCGGCGAGCCCTACGCCTACCCGGGTCGCGAGCCCGCCCATGGCTGA